In Staphylococcus lloydii, the following proteins share a genomic window:
- the argJ gene encoding bifunctional ornithine acetyltransferase/N-acetylglutamate synthase, with protein sequence MQDIQKIDEESKFKIDESGDVSSPLGFISGGLHTGLRKSKHDFGWIYSTTEAQAAGVYTLNRFKAAPLQLTQDSIAVNHTLQAIAVNSAYANACTGEQGMKDAQDMQNWVATKLNIAKHNVGVASTGVIGDCLPMDKIQYGADHVLEEQYNVSENFNKAILTTDLFPKHVAVEVDIDGQKVTIGGTAKGSGMIHPNMATMLGFITTDANIAASKLQQVLKSAIDASFNMITVDGDCSTNDMVLFMANGQVNHNELDDKHPNWEAFVAAVQYVCSTLAKSIAKDGEGATKLVTSKVTGAENIDEARKIAKSIVSSNLVKTAIHGEDANFGRIVAAIGYASEMVNPNDTFVTLCGLPVVDKGVFLSFDEEEMKKRLREDNIVISAQVGNGEGQAVAYGCDLSYDYVRINASYRT encoded by the coding sequence ATGCAAGATATACAAAAAATAGATGAAGAAAGTAAGTTTAAAATAGATGAATCTGGAGATGTAAGCTCGCCACTTGGTTTTATTTCCGGTGGTTTACATACTGGATTAAGAAAAAGTAAACATGATTTTGGGTGGATATATTCGACGACAGAAGCGCAAGCGGCTGGCGTTTATACGTTGAATCGATTTAAAGCCGCACCCTTACAATTAACTCAAGATAGTATTGCCGTTAATCATACATTACAAGCCATCGCTGTTAATTCTGCGTATGCCAATGCGTGTACTGGTGAACAAGGTATGAAGGACGCGCAAGATATGCAAAATTGGGTTGCCACTAAATTAAACATTGCGAAACATAATGTTGGCGTTGCTTCTACAGGCGTCATTGGTGATTGCTTGCCGATGGATAAAATTCAATATGGTGCCGATCACGTTCTCGAAGAACAATATAACGTTAGTGAAAATTTTAATAAAGCCATATTAACTACTGATTTATTTCCAAAACATGTTGCAGTTGAAGTAGACATTGATGGTCAAAAGGTTACTATAGGTGGAACGGCAAAAGGTTCTGGCATGATTCATCCAAATATGGCTACAATGCTTGGTTTTATTACTACGGATGCGAATATAGCTGCTTCGAAGTTACAACAAGTATTAAAGTCTGCCATTGATGCTTCTTTTAATATGATTACTGTGGATGGGGATTGTAGTACGAATGACATGGTATTATTTATGGCTAATGGTCAGGTTAATCACAATGAGTTAGATGACAAGCATCCAAATTGGGAAGCGTTCGTAGCTGCAGTGCAATATGTTTGTAGCACTTTAGCTAAATCTATAGCTAAAGATGGTGAAGGCGCAACTAAGTTAGTTACTTCTAAAGTGACGGGGGCCGAGAATATTGATGAAGCACGTAAAATAGCTAAAAGCATAGTGTCATCTAATTTAGTTAAGACAGCTATTCATGGCGAGGATGCAAATTTTGGGCGAATTGTAGCAGCAATTGGATATGCCTCGGAAATGGTTAACCCTAATGATACATTTGTAACCTTATGTGGATTGCCAGTCGTTGATAAAGGCGTATTTTTATCATTTGATGAAGAAGAGATGAAAAAACGTTTAAGAGAAGACAATATAGTTATTAGTGCTCAAGTGGGTAATGGTGAAGGTCAGGCCGTGGCCTATGGTTGCGATTTGTCATACGATTACGTAAGAATTAATGCTTCGTATAGAACGTAA
- the rocD gene encoding ornithine--oxo-acid transaminase — MNDLIAHTDLYSSINYSPTKLVLSEGKGSKVWDIDGNEYIDCISGFSVVNHGHCHPKIVEAFQQQSQKITMISRALYSENLGQWEERICKLTNKDKVLPMNTGTEAIETAIKIARKWGTDVKKIPENETEIIAMNGNFHGRTLGALSLSSQDSYKQGFGPLLDNIHYIDFGDVEHLKSLINDKTTAIILEPIQGEGGVNIPPDYFIETVRALCDEHNILFIADEIQVGLGRTGKMLATEWEGVEADIYLLGKSLGGGLYPISAVLANKEVMEVLTPGTHGSTFGGNPLACAVSMAALDVLVDEDLINRSAELGQKLLNQLQLIDSDLITDVRGRGLFIGIELNENAQPHCLEMINQGVLCKETQGNIIRIAPPLVISEEEINKVVEVITNVLKK, encoded by the coding sequence ATGAACGATTTAATCGCACATACAGATTTATATAGTTCAATCAACTATAGTCCGACAAAATTAGTACTAAGTGAAGGAAAAGGCTCTAAAGTTTGGGATATCGATGGTAATGAGTACATTGATTGTATATCAGGCTTTTCAGTAGTCAATCATGGTCACTGTCATCCTAAGATAGTTGAAGCTTTTCAACAGCAAAGTCAAAAAATAACAATGATTTCACGTGCGTTATATAGTGAAAATTTAGGGCAATGGGAAGAGAGGATTTGTAAATTAACGAACAAAGATAAAGTATTACCGATGAATACTGGAACTGAAGCGATAGAAACTGCTATTAAGATTGCACGTAAATGGGGAACTGATGTTAAAAAAATTCCTGAAAATGAAACAGAGATCATCGCTATGAATGGTAATTTTCATGGGCGTACATTAGGTGCTTTGTCATTGTCTTCGCAAGATAGCTATAAGCAAGGTTTTGGCCCCTTATTAGATAACATACATTATATTGATTTTGGCGATGTTGAACATTTAAAATCATTAATTAACGACAAGACGACTGCTATTATATTAGAGCCGATTCAAGGTGAGGGTGGTGTTAATATACCGCCAGATTACTTTATTGAAACAGTTAGAGCATTATGTGATGAGCATAATATTTTATTTATTGCCGATGAAATTCAAGTTGGTTTAGGCCGTACTGGTAAAATGCTAGCGACAGAATGGGAAGGTGTAGAAGCTGATATCTATTTACTTGGTAAATCTTTAGGCGGTGGACTTTATCCTATCTCAGCAGTACTAGCTAATAAAGAGGTTATGGAAGTATTAACACCAGGTACTCATGGATCGACATTCGGTGGTAACCCATTAGCATGTGCAGTGTCGATGGCAGCACTCGATGTACTCGTTGACGAAGATTTAATTAATCGCTCTGCTGAATTAGGTCAAAAATTACTTAATCAATTACAACTCATCGACAGTGATTTAATTACAGATGTTAGAGGTAGGGGTTTATTTATCGGTATTGAACTAAATGAAAACGCACAACCACATTGTTTAGAAATGATTAACCAAGGCGTGTTATGTAAAGAAACACAAGGTAATATTATTAGAATAGCGCCACCATTAGTTATTAGTGAAGAAGAAATCAACAAAGTAGTTGAAGTAATAACAAATGTATTAAAAAAATAA
- a CDS encoding nucleoside hydrolase, whose translation MQHIYFNHDGGVDDLISLFLLLQMENVSLIGVSAIGADSYVEPATSASQKIINRFGHSKLDVAASTERGKNPFPKEWRMHAFFMDALPILNEASNELSSQTTHSAAEDIVQKLQQASNKVTLLFTGPLTDLAKALTIAPTIEDKIERLVWMGGTFLNKGNVEEPEHDGTAEWNAFWDPEAVSTVFNTTIQIDMIALESTNQVPLTWQVRQMWAQERHHIGVDFLGVSYAAAPPLTHFQTNSTYFLWDVLTTAYVGKPELVKQQQVKASVMTNGPSQGKTFIDESHGRDINVVNHVEHDAFFNYITSLAKKVIH comes from the coding sequence ATGCAGCACATCTATTTCAATCACGATGGTGGCGTAGATGATTTAATTTCACTATTTTTATTACTACAAATGGAGAATGTTAGTCTTATCGGAGTAAGCGCTATTGGTGCGGACAGTTATGTTGAGCCTGCCACGAGTGCATCTCAAAAAATCATAAATCGCTTTGGCCACAGTAAATTGGACGTGGCCGCTTCTACAGAGAGAGGTAAGAATCCTTTTCCTAAAGAATGGCGAATGCATGCTTTCTTCATGGATGCTTTACCTATTTTAAACGAAGCGTCTAATGAATTATCATCTCAAACCACTCATAGTGCAGCCGAAGATATTGTGCAGAAATTACAACAAGCGTCTAACAAAGTTACGCTATTATTTACCGGTCCACTCACAGATTTAGCAAAAGCTTTAACCATAGCGCCTACAATCGAAGATAAAATTGAACGCTTAGTTTGGATGGGCGGTACATTTTTAAATAAAGGAAACGTTGAAGAACCAGAACATGATGGTACTGCAGAGTGGAATGCATTTTGGGATCCAGAAGCAGTTTCGACAGTGTTTAACACTACGATACAAATAGATATGATTGCTTTAGAAAGTACGAATCAAGTCCCTTTAACATGGCAAGTAAGACAAATGTGGGCACAAGAGCGACATCATATCGGCGTTGATTTTTTAGGTGTTAGTTATGCTGCCGCGCCACCACTTACACATTTCCAAACCAATTCGACTTATTTTTTATGGGATGTATTAACTACTGCTTATGTAGGCAAACCTGAGCTTGTAAAACAACAACAAGTAAAAGCCTCTGTAATGACTAATGGACCTAGCCAAGGTAAAACATTTATAGATGAAAGTCACGGTCGCGACATCAATGTAGTCAATCACGTAGAACACGATGCATTTTTTAATTATATTACGTCATTAGCTAAAAAAGTAATTCATTAA
- the panD gene encoding aspartate 1-decarboxylase, which translates to MIRTMMNAKIHRARVTESNLNYVGSITIDKDILEAVDILPNEKVAIVNNNNGARFETYVIEGERGSGKICLNGAASRLVEVDDVVIIMTYVQLNEEELTNHAPKVAVMDEHNTITQMIHERENEIVL; encoded by the coding sequence ATGATTAGAACAATGATGAATGCTAAGATTCATAGAGCAAGAGTAACAGAATCCAATTTAAATTATGTCGGTAGTATTACTATTGATAAAGATATATTGGAAGCAGTCGATATTTTACCTAATGAAAAAGTAGCGATTGTTAACAACAATAATGGTGCACGTTTTGAAACATACGTGATTGAAGGAGAACGCGGTAGCGGTAAAATTTGTTTGAATGGTGCAGCCTCAAGATTGGTAGAAGTTGATGATGTAGTTATTATCATGACATATGTTCAATTGAACGAAGAAGAATTAACCAATCATGCACCGAAAGTAGCGGTAATGGATGAACATAATACGATTACGCAAATGATACACGAGCGTGAAAATGAAATTGTGTTATAA
- a CDS encoding MFS transporter — protein sequence MKFKKERVNYVDSDKTTKSVVATGIGNAIEWFDFGLYAQLAVIISHNFFGNMPQEIQMASTFAVFAFAFIVRPLGGIFFSHLGDKHGRKLVLATTIILMAVSTLALGLLPTQHQIGIWAPILLLVVRMIQSFSTGGEYAGAMTYIAETSPDKTRGKLGSGLEIGTLSGSIMAAILAGIMYSLLNDQQMQDWGWRIPFIIAAPLGIIGLFLRSNLDESPAYESTFEEKEELEYSYKDIFKYYWKDVLVCFTGVAFLNVANYMVLSFMPSFLNSTLNLGGTTSSILSTITMAVMIPAVFFFGWYSDKIGNKRATMFGLVGFSLFSILAFYLMSIPSIPVVMIGLFIIALFMSTFEGVMPSVLPSMFHTKVRLRTLSLVYNIGAAVFGGLTPFILSTLVSTTGQKIAPSYYLMFINVVGLIIFAFMFKSTSNKSLRGAYPNVENRSDYEEVIKNPKDALWWDKE from the coding sequence TTGAAATTTAAAAAGGAACGCGTTAATTACGTCGATTCAGATAAGACTACGAAAAGTGTCGTTGCTACAGGGATAGGTAACGCTATAGAGTGGTTTGACTTTGGATTGTATGCACAATTAGCAGTTATTATAAGTCACAATTTCTTTGGCAATATGCCACAGGAAATTCAAATGGCATCAACATTCGCAGTCTTTGCATTTGCGTTTATTGTTAGACCATTGGGTGGAATATTTTTCAGTCATCTAGGGGATAAACATGGCAGAAAATTAGTCTTGGCGACAACGATTATACTTATGGCAGTGTCTACATTAGCGCTAGGTTTATTACCAACACAGCATCAAATAGGTATATGGGCACCGATATTGTTACTCGTAGTTAGAATGATACAATCATTCTCTACTGGTGGTGAATATGCTGGCGCAATGACATATATAGCTGAAACTTCTCCAGATAAAACACGAGGCAAATTAGGTAGTGGTTTAGAGATTGGTACGCTTAGCGGAAGTATTATGGCGGCTATATTAGCTGGTATAATGTATTCATTATTAAATGATCAACAAATGCAAGATTGGGGTTGGAGAATACCATTTATTATCGCAGCGCCATTAGGTATTATTGGTCTTTTCCTACGTTCTAATTTAGATGAAAGTCCGGCTTATGAATCAACATTTGAAGAAAAAGAAGAATTAGAATATTCATACAAGGATATTTTTAAATATTATTGGAAAGACGTGCTAGTTTGTTTTACAGGTGTAGCATTTTTAAATGTAGCTAACTATATGGTGTTATCATTTATGCCATCGTTTTTAAATAGTACATTGAATCTTGGTGGCACAACGAGTTCTATCTTAAGTACGATTACAATGGCCGTTATGATTCCAGCTGTTTTCTTCTTTGGTTGGTATAGTGATAAAATTGGTAATAAACGAGCAACTATGTTTGGATTAGTAGGTTTTAGTTTATTTTCAATTTTAGCATTTTATTTAATGAGTATTCCGTCTATACCCGTTGTCATGATAGGGCTATTTATCATCGCTTTATTTATGTCAACATTTGAAGGTGTTATGCCTTCCGTCTTACCTAGTATGTTCCATACAAAAGTAAGATTAAGAACATTATCTTTAGTATATAATATTGGTGCAGCAGTGTTTGGAGGTTTAACGCCGTTTATTCTTTCTACACTGGTTAGTACAACGGGACAAAAAATCGCACCTTCATACTATTTAATGTTTATAAACGTTGTTGGTTTGATTATATTTGCATTTATGTTCAAATCTACTTCAAACAAATCGTTACGAGGAGCTTACCCAAATGTTGAAAATCGTTCAGATTATGAAGAAGTGATTAAAAATCCAAAAGATGCATTATGGTGGGATAAAGAGTAA
- a CDS encoding APC family permease: MDKKETNSKINLPQLVLLGLGSLIGSGWLFGAWEASSLAGPAAIISWVIGFIVIGTIAYNYIEIGTMFPQSGGMSNYAQYTHGSLLGFIAAWANWVSLVTIIPIEAVSAVQYMSSWPWDWAKPMHHLMADGSISNIGLLATFVIIIIFSLLNYWSVKLLTSFTSLISIFKLGVPCLTIIMLMISSFDTGNYGHSASTFMPYGSAPIFAATTASGIIFSFNAFQTIINMGSEITKPDKNIARGIAISLTLSAVLYIILQSTFITAMPSSMLHNNGWAGINFNSPFADMAILLSLNWLAILLYIEAFVSPFGTGVSFVAVTGRVLQAMEQNGHIPKFLGKINKKYQIPRIAIIFNAITSMIMVSLFRDWAVLASVISTSTLVAYLTGPTTVIALRKMGPKMHRPFRANLLKVMAPLSFVLASLTIYWAKWPTTAEVIFIIILGLPVYFFYEYKMNWKNTKKQVGGSLWIIIYLIALSLLSFIGSKEFNGINLIHYPYDFLVVAIVALIFYKLGTISHFESIYFKRAKKINKDMKKDLDEQQATEENNEAKA; this comes from the coding sequence ATGGATAAAAAGGAAACGAATAGCAAGATTAATCTGCCACAACTTGTGCTATTAGGTTTAGGTTCACTAATAGGTTCAGGTTGGTTGTTTGGGGCATGGGAGGCTTCATCATTAGCTGGGCCTGCCGCAATTATTTCATGGGTTATTGGTTTTATTGTAATCGGAACGATAGCTTATAACTACATTGAAATAGGAACAATGTTCCCGCAATCTGGTGGTATGAGTAACTATGCACAATATACCCACGGCTCTTTATTAGGGTTCATTGCCGCGTGGGCAAACTGGGTTTCACTAGTAACAATTATTCCTATTGAGGCTGTATCTGCAGTTCAATATATGAGTTCATGGCCTTGGGATTGGGCGAAACCTATGCATCATCTGATGGCAGATGGATCAATTAGTAACATTGGTTTATTAGCAACATTCGTAATTATTATAATCTTTTCATTATTAAACTATTGGTCGGTTAAATTATTAACTTCATTTACAAGTTTAATTTCAATCTTCAAATTAGGTGTACCGTGTTTAACTATTATCATGTTAATGATTTCTAGTTTTGATACAGGTAACTATGGTCATTCAGCAAGTACATTTATGCCATATGGTAGTGCACCTATTTTCGCAGCTACAACTGCTTCAGGTATTATTTTCTCATTTAATGCTTTCCAAACTATCATTAATATGGGTTCTGAAATTACAAAACCTGATAAAAATATTGCACGTGGTATTGCAATATCATTAACATTAAGTGCTGTACTATACATTATTTTACAAAGTACGTTTATTACTGCTATGCCATCATCTATGTTGCATAATAATGGCTGGGCAGGCATTAACTTTAATTCACCATTTGCTGACATGGCGATTTTATTAAGTTTAAACTGGTTAGCAATCTTGTTATACATTGAAGCGTTCGTATCTCCATTTGGTACAGGCGTATCATTTGTTGCCGTAACAGGACGTGTATTACAAGCAATGGAACAAAATGGTCATATTCCTAAATTCTTAGGTAAAATAAATAAAAAATATCAAATACCACGTATTGCTATTATCTTTAATGCAATAACTAGTATGATAATGGTTTCGTTATTCCGTGATTGGGCAGTGTTAGCAAGTGTTATTTCAACTTCTACATTAGTTGCTTATTTAACAGGTCCAACCACAGTAATTGCTTTACGTAAAATGGGGCCAAAAATGCACAGACCATTCCGTGCAAATTTACTGAAAGTTATGGCGCCACTTTCATTCGTACTCGCTTCATTAACAATTTATTGGGCGAAATGGCCGACGACTGCAGAAGTTATATTTATCATTATTTTAGGTTTACCAGTTTATTTCTTCTATGAATATAAAATGAATTGGAAAAACACTAAAAAACAAGTTGGTGGTAGCCTATGGATAATTATTTATTTAATTGCACTTTCACTACTATCATTTATTGGTAGTAAGGAATTTAATGGTATCAATTTAATACACTATCCATATGATTTCTTAGTAGTGGCTATTGTTGCGCTTATATTCTATAAATTAGGTACAATCAGTCATTTCGAAAGTATCTACTTTAAACGCGCTAAGAAGATCAATAAAGATATGAAAAAAGATTTAGATGAACAACAAGCTACAGAAGAAAATAATGAAGCTAAAGCTTAA
- a CDS encoding CDP-glycerol glycerophosphotransferase family protein, with the protein MPIQNNLKKVKNIMKLPGAYYSYKTHKGPTDDAAKYDSLKNLYPLLKKQASYYAELSQLAFNQQKWKEALHYINKAINQETKEQQHLFYKQKAFIFEQLNNNEQLIKCLEDYLKYSPQDSQALLKLAQTHLKLHNTKTAVSYLSQYLTQHPNDYDLNLEIAHYYLKLKQYDEAIQHANRYLARYTANSEALLLIIDAYKKNKQYEKAVPFIKKYLASHPTDVVKSFQLAVHLEQQHNYQEAVEYYEHTINNNVDQYSAREVGNINYALGLLQLKLDATSDADNHFDEAVYLSEDEKAHVWGIGVIHEKHKHWQLAIDAFINQLDVLPDDADLIYEIGLLYRKLKQPQNAIHYFEQALQRDKVLSPWHYNLAVSYEDIGDFKNAEKWFESAIERQQTHRPGNYRRLARIYNKLGKYDQALAAYDEAELFSMPSNMGKATYEKNIKKLSIRYGISYNHYNVNDKMVFYESLSGARVMCNPAGVFDYVLNHKDFEDFTHVWVVNNFNNIPKILRDKDNIIFVKRNSDAYFKYISIAKYLICNSTFSDFITRKPEQKYLQTTHGIFYKTVGRDSAGTQLGVAGSTRNLLQATHILSPNDFMVGKQKSAYSIEGIHAGEMAKAGYPRIDVTLNASSELQQYMKNHINNLDKTKKIVLYAPTWRGENKKGNSFDTEKLVHDLSQLAKLDANILFRGHTITQGLLKDIKLPENIILPPNDIATNELLNITDVIISDYSSVFFDFIPTERPIVHYIYDIEEYVALRGLNLSTDELPGFIAKNTEQLVKAVQKGLDDPTPSSQYLAAKDKFCPLDNGHSGEAVAKWFFYGDTSQVEIIKDSNYQQHDLYLGGTFSDSTVLPQFVNDVNSNVANHHSVSVMLKKQVAEDTEKFAYMQQLDDSVNFLAHAGPMPMTLKEMMAIADLNKDDVYHDDTMTEARQTAYEREARRLFGDSTFDYVENLEQTSPYWQGINEVMTNRNK; encoded by the coding sequence GTGCCTATTCAAAATAATTTAAAAAAAGTTAAAAACATTATGAAACTGCCTGGGGCTTACTATTCATATAAAACGCACAAGGGCCCTACAGACGATGCAGCTAAATATGACAGTTTAAAAAATTTATATCCCTTGTTAAAGAAACAAGCTAGTTATTATGCTGAACTTTCACAGTTAGCATTTAATCAACAAAAATGGAAAGAAGCATTGCATTATATTAATAAAGCAATAAATCAAGAAACTAAAGAACAGCAACATTTATTTTATAAACAAAAGGCATTCATTTTTGAACAACTAAATAATAACGAACAATTAATAAAATGCTTAGAGGATTATTTAAAGTATTCCCCTCAAGATAGCCAAGCTTTATTAAAACTCGCACAAACTCATTTGAAACTTCATAATACTAAAACGGCAGTTAGTTATTTATCTCAATATTTAACACAACACCCTAATGACTATGATTTAAATTTAGAAATAGCGCATTATTACTTAAAACTGAAACAATATGATGAAGCAATTCAACATGCTAATCGTTATTTAGCACGTTATACAGCAAATTCAGAGGCTTTATTATTAATCATAGACGCTTATAAAAAGAATAAGCAATATGAGAAAGCAGTACCATTTATAAAAAAATATTTAGCCTCTCATCCGACTGATGTCGTAAAATCGTTTCAATTAGCAGTTCATTTAGAACAACAGCATAACTATCAAGAAGCTGTTGAATACTATGAACACACAATTAATAACAATGTAGATCAATATTCAGCAAGAGAAGTTGGAAATATAAATTACGCGCTTGGCCTTTTACAGCTTAAACTAGATGCTACAAGTGATGCTGATAATCACTTTGATGAAGCAGTATATTTAAGCGAAGATGAGAAAGCTCATGTTTGGGGCATCGGCGTTATCCATGAAAAACATAAGCATTGGCAATTGGCAATCGATGCCTTTATTAATCAATTGGATGTCCTACCCGATGATGCCGATTTAATTTATGAAATAGGTTTACTTTATAGAAAATTAAAACAACCTCAAAATGCGATTCACTATTTTGAACAAGCGTTACAAAGAGATAAAGTATTATCTCCATGGCATTATAATTTAGCAGTTAGTTATGAAGATATTGGTGACTTTAAAAATGCAGAAAAATGGTTTGAAAGTGCTATAGAGCGTCAACAAACACATCGTCCTGGCAATTATCGTAGACTTGCGCGCATTTATAATAAATTAGGTAAATACGACCAAGCATTAGCTGCCTATGATGAAGCTGAACTTTTCAGTATGCCAAGCAATATGGGTAAAGCAACTTATGAAAAAAATATTAAAAAATTATCTATTCGTTACGGTATTAGTTACAATCACTACAACGTCAATGACAAAATGGTTTTCTATGAAAGTTTAAGTGGCGCACGCGTAATGTGTAACCCAGCCGGCGTTTTTGATTATGTATTAAATCATAAGGATTTTGAAGATTTTACACATGTTTGGGTTGTAAATAACTTTAATAACATTCCAAAAATACTTAGAGATAAAGATAATATTATTTTTGTAAAACGTAATTCAGATGCTTATTTTAAATATATCTCTATTGCTAAATACCTTATATGTAACTCGACATTTAGCGATTTTATTACACGTAAACCTGAACAAAAATATTTACAAACGACGCATGGTATCTTTTATAAAACTGTTGGTCGTGATAGCGCTGGTACACAGCTAGGTGTAGCTGGTAGTACGAGAAATCTTCTTCAAGCTACACATATTTTGTCACCAAATGACTTTATGGTAGGAAAACAAAAATCAGCGTATTCAATTGAAGGTATTCATGCGGGGGAAATGGCTAAAGCAGGTTATCCTCGTATTGATGTAACGTTAAATGCAAGTTCAGAATTACAACAATATATGAAAAATCATATTAATAATCTAGATAAAACTAAAAAAATCGTATTATATGCACCAACATGGCGTGGCGAAAATAAAAAAGGAAACAGCTTCGATACAGAAAAACTCGTCCATGACTTGTCACAATTGGCTAAATTGGATGCCAATATACTATTCCGTGGCCATACAATAACGCAAGGACTGTTAAAAGACATAAAACTTCCTGAAAATATTATTTTGCCACCGAATGATATTGCAACGAATGAGTTATTAAACATTACGGACGTAATTATTTCTGATTATTCAAGTGTTTTCTTTGATTTCATACCAACTGAGCGTCCTATTGTTCATTATATTTATGATATTGAAGAATACGTAGCTTTAAGAGGGTTAAATTTATCGACTGATGAATTGCCTGGATTTATTGCTAAAAATACAGAACAACTTGTTAAAGCTGTTCAAAAAGGTCTAGACGATCCTACACCATCTTCACAATATTTGGCGGCTAAAGACAAATTCTGTCCTTTAGATAATGGCCATTCGGGCGAAGCCGTTGCAAAATGGTTCTTTTATGGTGATACAAGCCAAGTTGAGATTATAAAAGATAGTAATTATCAACAACATGATTTATATCTAGGTGGTACATTCTCAGATAGTACTGTATTACCTCAATTTGTTAATGACGTAAATAGCAATGTTGCTAATCATCATAGTGTGTCAGTGATGTTAAAGAAACAGGTCGCTGAAGACACTGAAAAATTTGCTTACATGCAGCAATTAGATGACTCAGTTAATTTCTTAGCACATGCAGGTCCTATGCCAATGACTTTAAAAGAAATGATGGCAATTGCTGACCTCAATAAAGATGACGTATATCACGACGATACAATGACAGAAGCACGCCAGACAGCTTACGAAAGAGAAGCTCGACGCTTATTTGGAGATAGTACTTTCGATTACGTAGAGAACTTAGAACAAACCTCTCCTTACTGGCAAGGTATCAATGAAGTTATGACTAATAGAAATAAATAA
- the argC gene encoding N-acetyl-gamma-glutamyl-phosphate reductase, with the protein MIEVGIVGGSGYGAVELIRLLQHHPEVTIKYIFSHSKANEPLSHTFPHLNHLTYQFVSIEETTVDCDVVFFATPSNVSKHLAPRFLEQGIKVIDLSGDFRLKNRDLYQQFYGEEAAPQALLDEAHYSIAEWSSIKEANLIANPGCFPTATLLGLHPLVEEQLIDLKSIIVDAKTGVSGAGRSLAQHVHYAEMNENLSAYAIGKHKHKPEIEQYLSGIAGQHVGVTFTPHLIPMTRGILATIYVNLNKKMTVEALYNLYRDKYSNDNFVRIRDIGEFPKTKEVYGSNYCDIGVYVDESNNQAIIVSVIDNLVKGASGQAIQNLNKVFNLEQMTGLNQLPVYP; encoded by the coding sequence ATGATTGAAGTTGGCATCGTAGGTGGTAGCGGCTATGGGGCGGTCGAATTAATCCGTTTATTACAACATCACCCTGAAGTGACAATTAAATACATCTTCTCACATTCAAAAGCTAATGAACCATTAAGTCATACTTTTCCACATTTAAATCACTTAACATATCAATTTGTATCTATTGAAGAAACGACTGTGGACTGTGATGTAGTATTTTTCGCTACGCCATCTAACGTAAGTAAACATCTTGCGCCTCGTTTTTTAGAACAAGGAATTAAAGTTATCGATTTATCTGGTGATTTTAGATTAAAAAATCGCGATTTATATCAACAATTCTATGGTGAAGAAGCGGCACCTCAAGCTTTATTAGATGAAGCGCATTATAGTATCGCAGAGTGGTCATCGATAAAAGAAGCGAATCTTATTGCGAATCCCGGTTGCTTTCCCACTGCAACTTTATTGGGGTTACATCCTTTAGTCGAAGAACAATTAATCGACTTAAAATCTATTATTGTTGATGCCAAAACTGGCGTGTCAGGTGCAGGAAGATCATTAGCGCAACATGTTCATTATGCTGAAATGAATGAAAACTTAAGTGCCTATGCGATAGGTAAGCATAAACATAAGCCTGAAATTGAACAATATTTATCTGGAATTGCGGGACAACATGTCGGAGTCACATTTACACCTCATTTAATACCTATGACGAGAGGTATTTTAGCAACTATATACGTGAATTTAAATAAAAAGATGACTGTCGAAGCACTATACAACTTGTATCGAGATAAATATAGCAATGACAATTTTGTCAGAATCAGAGATATTGGAGAATTTCCAAAAACGAAAGAAGTATATGGTAGTAATTATTGTGACATTGGCGTTTATGTCGATGAATCGAATAATCAAGCAATCATCGTGTCAGTGATCGATAATTTAGTCAAAGGTGCAAGTGGCCAAGCGATTCAAAATTTAAATAAAGTATTTAACTTAGAACAGATGACTGGATTAAATCAATTACCAGTTTATCCTTAA